GCAGTTATTTGTAATAACAATATTTTCTTGCATAAGCTGTTTTTTCTGCCGTTGTACAGAAATTTAACCAGCACGTTTACTGCTACCTAAAAAATACCGTTCTTTCACTCGCCCTCCACTGTGTGTTTAGGTGCATCTATTCGATCACACTGCCATCTTATGGTTGTTTAGTCGCGCTGCCTGTATTGTTCTATATTTACACACTTGGTGGTATAGTTATCCTTACATAACCCAGGTGGCACAAGGTTGAATAACAGGCCCAAACCAGCAAAAGGTAGTGGAAGAAAGTGGTTATTAACAGTAGTTATTGCAAGTAGTTAAGTAAGTATGGTATGTGTACTTTAGTTGAGTGTGTTATTCAGTACATATAAACACCCGATTTTAGCATCTTGTGGCCTACATGtcaatgccttttttttcttctttttttttttgtcgtttcggcttatcccgtgagttcagggtcgccacagcggatcattgtccgcataattatttggcacagtttttactccggATGCCTCACAAAGCTTAgactaaaacaacattttgtcaCAGAACACCACCACCTAGGGGTAATGAGGAGGTGGACAAGCTGGCGAAGCAAGTTATACAGAAAGATGCAATAGATCTATAAATCCTGTTAGGTGAAgcagaaattataaaaatattaggcTATATATTAAAGCAGTAGTGGAGGATGGAAATCAGcaggtttttaaacattttcaactaTAATGTTAACACATAGTTAGGTCAAGAAGAGAGCAGGTCTTTCTAACTCACACGTAGATGGGTGCATGGCATTATGGAGTGCCACAGATACAAAGATTCAGCcggagactgatcacagtcaagttctccacagaacaCCACAGGAAATGATTTCTGTGGCCATTAAGCTGTTCTGTAAAACGGAGGGGGATTACATGGTCAAAATGGACCATTGTTTtcaattcatttattatttttatttaatttatgtttattcCTCTAGAACgttttttcttaattattgaTCAgcagtttgtacttgtacttgtctaGTGTCTTGGTTTCCCCATGCGATcaataaagttatttgaatCTTGAGTCTTGTAAGTAAAGTAAGAGCAAATAAAGGAGGAACTAAGACTAGCCAGAATACAGTTTGATCTCAAAATAATTAAGGGGTGAGTAAACTTTTTTCAGTATTTAGAACAAACAGAATTCGACAGATCGAACATTGTAGAGCAGTGGGAGGCAAATGCTTCTTTTACAATTGTTGCCAACTGCCAGTAAAACCaagcagaagaagaacaagaagaaaaacaccacCGCCATGATATTTGGATAATTCATACACATtgtgaaatacacaaaatatactGCATCTGAAAAGGTTGCATGATGATTAATGGGAGTTCTACTACACAGACCTGTGAAATATTGGATGCTTTGACTTCTTTGGGcttcaaaatgtaatattacatgTCAAAACCGTCTGAGAAGTATAATTGGGAATGTTTTCGTATAAGGAGACAAAGCAACTACAGCTATTAGATAAATGTAGAGTTAAAAGTACATCTTCCTCCTAAAACGAAAATAAAGACTATAGATAAAGTTTTAACTAAATACAGAGAtttaagatactgtatgttttcagaTACTTTATATAGctggttaaaaaagaaatgagaaactaATTTTTCATGCACAGTATAATTAAATTCTATCCCttacaatttgtaaaaaaaatatttgtgtgttacatttgttttcGTCAATTACTGATGCATGTCATTTCTGCTGGATATGTTATATTTGTTGACCccaatgttttgctgttttaatatGTCATAGAAGAGGGGAAATGTAGTAAATGTGGTGAATTcagtaaaaaaagagagacttCACATCTGTTGACAGCATCTTTAATTTCTGGACATCACAAAGGTCCCACTGTACTATACATATTACTGTGGCACTTAGAGTCAGCATGCTCGTGGATACTAAAGAACCTAAATAAAACCTTAATCCATTataaacaaacacttttaacagctcttttatttctttacagtaCTGCGCAGACTCACTTTTCCAATTAGACGAGCTAAAAATAATCTGCCAAATACAAAAGAAGGGAAACATCTGAATAACCTATTGAAATTCTGCGAAGCACTGTTAATAAACATGACGTAAAACTAATTAACACAGAGATTCCAAATTCTTCTCCTATTCCATCACTCTGTGCAGCACAGATGAGACAGAGACAACGTAGAATATATAACTATTAactatacatatatacatacacactggTTTCAATCAGTTGTGTAGCAGGTGCAGATATGTACAGTGCCTTCATTACAGGCGCATATGATACAGTCTTAAAATTGTAGTGCAAGCTAATTCCACATTACATATTTGATGACAAACATGCTGTagttcatttgtctttttgtcccagctttattgttttgtttctgtgctgcTAGTCCAGTGATCAAAAAAATGCTTGAGAAAACAGCAGGTTTGAGTGTAtttgagaatgtgtgtgtgtgggtgtgtgtgagagagagagagagagagagagagagagagagagagagagagagagagagagagagagagagagagagagagagagagagagagagagagagagagagagaaatgaggtGTATTAAAGCTAGGATCCATATGTGCTCAAGTCAGTGGATTCTTGTAAGCATCTTCATGTCTTCTGTTTCTTTAGCACACTGAAAAGATGGGGATTTTACCCTGGAAGATCTTCTTCTGTATGTAGCAGTCCTTTTAATCCTAAAGCAGTTGCAAAATACAGCTAACGGAGCGTGGCgagaaattaaaaaacttcTAGTTGCCCTATATTTACCTACATTCTATGTGCCAAGATGTCATGCTTTTTGTGAAGTGTGGGTGAGGTGCATAGGtgtgctttctgtgtgtgtgtgtgttgtactcATGGGCAagtaaaggaaaacaagaaaagcatCCTAATTCCTTATATCACATTCTCAAATAGCTGCATGGAGTTCATGATGTTCTCATCCtggaaaaaagataaagaaaagcgTTTATCATTTGATCAGAATTTGAATTGAGCAAAAGCTTAGAACACATCCGAGAAAGCAGGTTTAATAACCTCCTACCCTCCTAGGTAGACTCTATCTGCTTATTACATTAAGAAAAGTCAACATTGATGGATTTGCAATAATATAATTCAACAGTGTTATAAGGATTAGGatgggcccctgggcacagacgGGCAATAGACAGACATAGGACCATCAGattctcatattttattcacaatagatcacaaacaacatatccgatgttgaaactgagacattttaccatttcatggaaaatattagctcattttgaatgtgatgtcaggaacacatctcaaaaaagttggaacaggacgatgtttaccattgtgtagcatcctccctttttttaacagaagagtctggaaagtgaggagactagttgctggagtttaggagaggaatgttgtcccattcttgtctgatgcaagGTTCTGGGTGCTCAATAGACcgggcctttgttgccggattctttgttttatgatgctccaaatgttttctattggtaaaaATTCTGGACTGCAGGAAGCCCAGTTAAGCACCCAGACTCTCCAtggcaaagccatgctgttgtgatggatgcagtatgtggtttagcctAGTCTTGTTGAAATATGCAGAGCCTTCCCTAAAAGAGACGCCGTCTGAATGGGAACCTATTTTGCGCTTAAACCTGGGATGCCCACGCCATAACAAGCTCGATGGTCCCTTTCccctttagtccacaggacaggGTTTCCATGGTTTCCCAAAAACAAGTTTCAAaatttgattaatctgaccacagaacagttttccgttctgcctcagaccattttaaatgagctttggcccagagaacacagtgcCTTTCTGGATCgagttcacatatggcttcttctttgcatgatacagctttaacttatatttgtggattgcacagcccatgcagtgatgtccagtagagaatcatgtctgttttaatgtagtgccgcctgagggcccgaagatcacatgcatcctgttttgtcccttgtgcacagagattcttcCTGATTCTCCTGATAATATTATATGGTGGGAAAGTgttgtttcacaatttttagacgtagtttgtcacagattgatgaacctctgtccatctttacaaatGAGAGGCTCTGCATCTTTGaaatcctcctttttttttgccagttaaactaattagttgtcaaatgctcctccattttttttatttgcagcaattacttttccagagttttgttgcccctcttgcaacttttttgagatgtgttgctgctattAAATTCAGAACGAGCTAATAttttggtaaaatgtctcagtttcaacatctgatttcacatctctttatgttttattgtaataaaatatgggttaatgagatttgctaATCTGTAGTAGTGATGTAGTTTCACTTTGGTCaggttatttttacttttgtataaGCTCTGTGACTCAAACACATGCTGATGTGGTTATAAGGTAACACTTTCTAAGTATTTGTCACTCCTGATCTCTTTGACAAGTACTCAGGGCCCCTGGGTTTGTGCCCAATAGGCCTGAGATCCAGTCACTGCAATAGCTAAATAAAGGACAGAATTTCCTGTTCAATTCAGTagaaattaaaagagaaatagGGACCATTAAAGCACATTTATCTTtgaaacacagcagcaacagcaatgATAGAACCAAGAGTAGTTTGAGCAAAGAGTTTCTAACACACTGAATTTGGGGTGGTTGCTGACTTTCCTCAATCGATGATGGAGTTAATGTAACTATTACCttagaaaacatgtttgttcagCTGTAGCCTAATGTGGGCAAAGTGCTGTTGGCAGATGCAGCAGcaaattaaatcaataattGTAACCTTGTTCAACCCAGTAATAATGATGTTGGTGATTTGCAGTTAAAATAGTGTTATAAACGCTAAATCTTAGATATTTAAGTTAAAGTTTAGCTAAATAGTATTTAATGACAATATTTTAACACACGCTTAATGTAAACACGGAACTGCTAATGAAACCAGTTAAAGCCATATTGTATGCAGCTATATTCAAAACTCAAATCTGTTTTATAAGACTAGTCCAAAAGTTAAACATGGTGacagaaatgtcagttttttaacTAAAGTTGTTTTGCAaagatgttttcatatttttacctAAGTAAATAATATTTCCACCACCACTTTTTGTAGGTTAGTGGTATCCTGTTTTAAAgtaatgtacagtactgtaaaaagaaaagtagtaGTTTACTTGCTAAagcacttttaaatgtggaataGGTTGTTTGGTTTAAGGGGAACAGAGTAATCGATTTGTAGCAATGTAACACACATATAACCACAtccagatttgtgtttttttgataGTTTGAAGCTATGCTCTTATATTTGAGATCTTTGGCACAATTACTACTTTTGTAATTTGTGAAATATGATATGTTAACAAGACAATTAccaaagtttttttaatataaaaatgtacaggtttttatataaaagataaaagatataAACCTTTTTCCCACTTTGATCTGTTTCGGAGTTCTGTTAGTACAGCTGTTAGTATTGCAGCAGATTTGTTGCCCAATATTTAAGTAAACATACAGATGATCTCAATCTTAATATTTACTCTAACTTTGTAGAAAACAGTTCTTGAAAGAAGGCAAAAGTCAGATATTTGCTGAATGTTATCTAATGTTAGCTATGCCTGCATGATGAGctattttaggaaaaaaaaaaacaatcatactTTGTTTGGTATTTTATCTAACACTAGTAAATAGAAAACACGGAAATGTTTAGAGGGTGcaattcaaatttaaataccATCAAACAAggtgttttttaaacaatatttgcatatttgggTTATGTGTTGTTTAGCTGTAGTTCAGCAGACTCATGATAAGCCTGCAAATGTGTGGTTGGCTTTTAACACATGCCCATATTTATCAGTCTTCTCAGAAAAATGCCCTGAAGTTGCACTTTTGCTGGGTGTGagagataaaacacatttaacaagtTACTTCCGCCTGCTTGCAGTCATGCCTAAAAGCAACTTTTGAGTCATCACATCTATGCTGAGTCAAGAAATATGACATGATTTTCCCAACACTTTCAATAGTTTACAAGAAATCAATGCCAATTTATTTAGTGATGTTACTTTGGAAGATCATAtaagatgttttatttgtgcaaaatcaataattgtaaatatatatgatTTCTAAATATTGGATTAGAGTGAAACCTAATAGACATGAAAATGATGCTGAGCAAGGAACATTTTATACCACATTAATTAAGTGCAGACAGTGAAGAACGAGTGGTGTCACACCCTTATTGACAATCTATTCTTACTTGTACTACTTCAGCTAATGAAATATGactattattatcattattattatgaaaatcacacagaaaaaaagtacAGGTGCTAAGGTGGTTTTGGTTTTGCCAGTGCAGCACctgtttgtggatttttttttaagtgagtGGTGCTGGATAGAAAGAAGTGATTCACCTTCTGACAGGTCTCAATAAACTCTTCAATAGTCACTACACCGTCCCgatttttgtccattttctgcaggaaaaagaaaattatgtaaaaaaaataaaaaataaagaaaaatctgtaaGAACATCTTCAGGGAAGATTTGTGTGCAACCTGAAAGAACTTGTCCACATGTTCAGATGGAGCATCATCTCTAACACAGGGGTAGGTGTACCTCCCCATCATGTCGTAGATTGACTTCATGATTGCCAACATCTCCTGAGGAGAACAGGAAAGAACCAAAGttcaaacaataatttattgCTTTTCATCCACTGTGACTAGATTCTAATTGTACATTATACCACGTGTAAATAAGACTTACTTTGCAAACACGAACAAGAAAAGATTAAGCATGAACAATGCAGCACCTCTCAGACCAATCAGAAAGTCACAATATTACTTTGGTTTCACCctaaattaatattacattacCCAAAATGTAGTTCATAAAAACCAACATGTGTCATTTCTGAGGTTTGGCAAATTATAGGTCACATACATGtgatcatactgtatgtgatgtaaTCTTAATTTAACAATTTCCACAATGGACGTTCTAGATTTGAAACATGATAAATGGAAAGAGAAACTAACACATCATTCCAAGCAGGTGCACAGTACCTGCATATAGTCGgattttttaattgttacttTAAAGGAGTATGTTTTCCTACAAAATCCATCTTTGATTAGCTTCAACAAATTAGTggtggcatttaaaaaaaaggaaaatgtggaaGTGATTTTGATTATGATGTTACCAGGAATCAATCTTTACAACAAAGTTGATGTAATGTTCACCCCCacaaaaagtgctttaaatGCAACACATAATAAACTTAATTCATGTAAAAACTGAGTTCCATAATAACTGAATTTGAAGTAATATATGAGCTCTTTACtgtagtttgtgtgtgactgCCTGTGCACTAATtcaaaggcaataaaaaaatattgcgGGGATAATTTGAAATATGACATCTGCCTGtgtttacagacaaaaaaaaaacagtttacacacacacacacacacacacacacacacacacacacacacacacacacacacacacacacacacacacacacacacacacacacacacacacacacacacacacacacacacacacacacacacacacacacctctttagTGATGTAGCCATCCTTATTAATATCATAGAGGTTAAAGGCCCAGTTGAGCTTCTCAGTGACTGAACCTCTGAGCAACACCGACAGGCCGATGACAAAGTCCTCAAATCGGATCGAACCATTTCTGTCAATGTCAAATGCGTTGAACAGGAAGTGAGCATAGGTGGTGGCGTCTGTGAACAAAAGGAGTCAGTCATAGATTAACTGGGCTGTGATTTTCCAAAGGACCTAGTAAAAATtgacagaaaagacagaaaattattAGAGTGGATAGGAGGGCTGGACCTTATGTTTGAGTCCCAGTGGTTTTATTACTTGCTTTGGACCTTTCCCTCTAATTTCCTCGTCTAACTCTGCTTAGGCTCAATTAGTTATTATAACAATGTTATTGCCTAAATTGTACAATAAGACTGTGTTTTCTTGCCTCTCTAAATAAACAATTTGCACCAATATTACTGGATGAGCAAACAGTGCACATTTAGCTTCAGCAttataatatttgaataaaatggTTTGGTTGAGATAAGCATGAATTATAGTGTAGCGTAAGTCTATTAACTTTACAACAGATGTAGGCGGGGGAAAAAAGTGTGCTCTTTGGAGAGGTAATGTTAAATCCCTGCTGATTGGCTAATAGGTAAATGACTGTACAGATTGTGGCAGAGTGTCGCAGATAGTATAAGTGGATCATAGGGAGggagggctgggtggagcagagtagATTGATTTGCATGTATTAAAGTAGAAGATCTGTACACTTCTTTCTGCACTGTGATAATCTATACTCTTAAGTGTCTCTTGCAAATCTtgcaaaaaaacatgcaaaatttgtcaagaaaaaagcatttggtttaaaaaaaaacctttagtaACCATTAATTGGACCAACCCTCCCTTTGTTTCTGACCCCACTTATAATTTCCACACAGCCCCTAAGAGGGGAGATTGTTTTAAAGTCTAACCTCCTTGGGGAAAAAACTGAGAATAGATGGACTTAAATGTCTCCTCATCAACCATCCCGCTGGGACACTCCtgctcaaagaaaaaaagaaaaagagaaatataattTAGGATAATCAAGTTTATAAAGCAAAATAATGGTAGCAAATGAATAAACACCATCTCAGCTCTCAAACATACATTCTTGAAGCCTCGATAGAGAGACTGAAGCTCCTTCCTGGTGAACTTTGTCTGAGTCTGAAGCTGATCCAGCCCCTCCGGCTGGTGACGGACCGTCGACAACTCCAAATCACTGTCGCTGCTGTCTGttggagaaacagagaaagagagagaaaggggtgGATAGACagacaggaaaggaaaaaaggaagcagGATGAGGCAGACATTGAGTGTGTGGATGCAGGTCCAGGAATGGGTGGGATCACACATTCAACAgggtgtatttttttattacagagaaggagaagaaacgTGCGAGTGTAAAAGAGAGAGGAGCAAAATGCAAGTGAACGAGGGAGTTAAAAAGACGGGAAGGTACTTTCTTTATGGCAGAAATGTCACCAAACAGGTTTTGGGCTTTAAAGAAAAGCCACTGCAGAAAGTCTGAATTTCATAAATTCAATTGCTTTTTAACTCACAGGGCAAATCACAATGTAATGAGGCTTTTCTGGTCACACACTAAGAGAAAGCACTGCACGactgggagaaagaaaacattcaagAAAGGAGGGAAGTTTTCTCAAAGTATACTTGGGTTTCTACTGTTATCATACTCACCATCTTcagacagagagaacagaggaggaggggtgTTGACACCAATGGATGGAGTAAAAGAGTAAATGGAGAATAGTGGGAGAAGGATagtaagaggaagaaaaaaaaaggaaaaaaagaaaacaagtcaaATCAGATCAGAGTGGTTTATATGATGGTTCCTGAGCAGTTATATTATGGTAAAAcatccacagagcagagcaATACAATACCctgtaaaacaaatacactgaAAACTCTGCCTTTAGGGTTCAGATAAAACAATCAGATGGTGGAGCTCAGAAGGAAATGGCAGgagctgacctctgaccttgtGACCACCAGATCCCACTGAGaaaattattcaaatcaaaAGTAGGTCTCCCCTGTTGGTCTAACCCGAGCCCAAGTTTATGCTGATTATTAACCTGTTTAATGTTTCAGTTGAAAGGCTTATGGTAGATCATGTTCACACTGAAGTGAGCGACATGTCTGACATGTCATATAGACCTGACTGACACATTGGCTCTGGGTCAGTTTTATCAGCTGGTGTCAGATAAATTGCAAAAGATAAATTGCAAATAAgttgaaaatattgtttataatgGCCATTAAGTGAGAAGAGTGCTTGAATTGAgtgatttcatgtttttttaatagttctACAGTATTAAGGACATTAACAACAGCATAATTTTCTCTCTTATCTGACAGCTGCTGAGGTTACTCAATTAGTTTTCCAGAATCCTTCCTAATGCCAGAAGAAAATAAGCTAATGAGCCATTAACGTATACAGAGGCATTATACTCAGTCTTACTCATATACAGAATAATTTAATGgcaaattatattttcttacaTCTCCAGACAATTATTGTACAGTGATTGGTAGCACTTATGCTTTCTCTGAAGATATTATACCACTAGTTTCCCCAAAGATTTTAAAGCTGAGACACAGAAACCTTTTCAGAACATTCATCCCTTTAGCTCATGTCTTTAGTGAGTTGACAAAAAATATTAGACCATCAGCAAACACACTATAAAACAAACACGTGCCCACTGACAACAGCAAATATAACCCCAATTcctttttgatttgcagcaattacttccAACTTTTTCaagatgtgttgctgacatcaaattcaaaaagagctaatattttccatgaaatggtaacatATCTCAGTtacaacatctgatatgttgtttatgttctattttgaatCAAATATGGGTTTATGAAAATTGCAaattttatttacgttttacacattgttccaactttttcGGAATTGGGGTTAccttaataatattaataataacaaacagTATGTTGTTATTGTAGGACTCACATACAAATAGATGTGGTTTTTCAAGATCAGACATTTTGATATCAAGTATAATTTTTGCAACTTCCTATAGAACTTCCTTTTAATCTTCTGTTGTATTTCTTTCAAAATCTATTTGTTGTTGTAAACTAATTACATAACATAAATGTGGCCAACATTCTAGGGTATtgaaacattgaacattgaTGGTTTTGGTTGTTTCTTAGGGTTTGGTGATGTCCACCCACCATTCTTTAACGAGTTTTCCAATCCTTGATTAATAAAGAAACcacttttgtgcattttgtatcttttatgTAAGCTCCTCACAACTAAAGGATAGATTGTGAGACTAATCCTCCTACTCATCCCGTTAGGTATAATTATCCAGACTTTCACAAAGGTCTACAAGAGGATTGGAGTTCAAAAACAGACAAGCAACAAAACGAAAACATCCTTTAGCCCCCTCGCTGCATGTCCGCCGCGTCCTACTCCTCCTCACTGCCCCTGTCCCATGTTGCCTCACCGGTCTCAGTGATGTCGATCAAGCCAAGCAGATGCATCAGTTTGAGGAACATAATCACCAAGCAGACGATGCCAACTGTCTGAAGTCCCTCCGTCTCCCATCTCACACTCATCTTCCCCTCTTCTTCTATCTTGTCTTCCACGGTCCCTTTCTTGCCTTTTCCCCACTACTACATTATTGTGCGTACTACACACCTTTTCATCAGTTCATCAGTCTCTGAAACAGTGTCACTCACTCATCACTCTGTCTTCCCCCCCTGCAGCTTCTGTTACTGTATTTAGCACTCCTCTCCTGCCTTTTTAATTGACTGTCTTTTCCCAGTGTTCTCCTTCACACAAAAGCATCTTTCATGACATTCTCTACAACTAAATGCAGGTCCTCTATTAAGGTCAAGTGGATTTGATTATTGCTGTAAAAATACATCTATAAAAAGCGGGAGTAAAAAAAATCCCCTCCAAAAATGCTGACCACCATGTTAATCCATGGGAAATCCAATCAGATAGAGAGCAAGCTTAGGTGCTCTCACATCACAcatgtagtttattttttttggcataAATTTGGTTTGGGATTCCTCCAATGAATAATCCCTCTGGTTTGGTGACAAAAACCTCATCCAAGACCCAGACGACATGTATCAGCTGAGCACGACAAAACAATTGATGCTCTGCAGCGTCCTCCTCTCTATCCTCCCTCCACCTCACATCTTCACTTCAGCAAATTAACCTGTGAACTCCTGAGGAAccagagaaaagcaaaaatccCCCCAATTACAATCAAATGACAACAAATACCTCACATAATCAAATATTGCAGCTCTAAATAGACAACActagcattttttaaattttattatttttgctaaatGTCACACTGGAAACAAAAAGCCCTTAAGGAACCAAAGATAACTGATGCAAAGGTTTACAGGTGTCCTGAATCCCGTTTTACAGCTCCACTTTCTAATTGTTCTCCTCGCTCTCCTGGGGTCTCTAACACAGATTTAATAGTGCATTACCTCAGCAGAGTCCTGTCAAATACTCATTCTCAAACAGTGAGAAAATGCTCCCAGAGGCCCTGTGACACTTCAAATCTCATTTCATTGTCTCATTTTGGACAATTTGCTGCTTCCCTCTAgtggaaaaacatgaaacaacgGAGACAAGATACCAGAACAAgagttgttttttcattaactgaaaataaaatgcatcttcttatgcacttaaatctatatttaaaaaaaaaaaaagcttccttttcgctctttctcgcacttgaaTCTctgatttttgcttgccttgtaccgcacttgtaagttgctttggataaaagcgtctgctaaatgactaaaagtaaatgtaaatgaacagaTTACTTCCTAGAGATTTAAATTATAATCAAAGTTCTTTGCTCTGTTGTTATGATGTTCTTACATATAATATGTGAAATATTTACCCAAAGAAAAGACTTTATTGTATAAAAAGATATCTGTCACTACAGCATGTAtcacaataaatgtttatatttttatctctcaagtgttaaaaataaaaaggatgaaaaaataaatatgtgtttttgttatattcTTAGCAGTAGTGTAGGtccacatatactgtatatggacAATCAGTATCTTCTTAAATGTCAGCTTTGATTAAAGGATTTGGTTAAGAATTTTGGAAGAACTGTGTAGgaattaaaatatgaaactatTTTTGTTCACAGATCCCCAATTTCACTAgctcaaaaaaatatattttttgagtTTAGCATAAtcatatattaacattttggtTAATACCCAATGCTTAGTGGTGATGCTCTGCCAGCTCTTCACTGTTATTTTTAGTTCTTTCTTGATTTGTTTTACCTTCAGCCAGTGACATGGACATTCGATTGGCTTCAGGTGACTGACATGGCCAAGGATTAGCAGTCAAGTAATAAACTGACACTTTAATTTAGAATTGT
This window of the Channa argus isolate prfri chromosome 11, Channa argus male v1.0, whole genome shotgun sequence genome carries:
- the kcnip3b gene encoding Kv channel interacting protein 3b, calsenilin isoform X3; protein product: MSVRWETEGLQTVGIVCLVIMFLKLMHLLGLIDITETDSSDSDLELSTVRHQPEGLDQLQTQTKFTRKELQSLYRGFKNECPSGMVDEETFKSIYSQFFPQGDATTYAHFLFNAFDIDRNGSIRFEDFVIGLSVLLRGSVTEKLNWAFNLYDINKDGYITKEEMLAIMKSIYDMMGRYTYPCVRDDAPSEHVDKFFQKMDKNRDGVVTIEEFIETCQKDENIMNSMQLFENVI
- the kcnip3b gene encoding Kv channel interacting protein 3b, calsenilin isoform X2; its protein translation is MQTDGKVVDGSLLGDANGVEPAPGRLEDSGKWQKPRFSRKTLMKCCLVKWIIASTQPQDKDSSDSDLELSTVRHQPEGLDQLQTQTKFTRKELQSLYRGFKNECPSGMVDEETFKSIYSQFFPQGDATTYAHFLFNAFDIDRNGSIRFEDFVIGLSVLLRGSVTEKLNWAFNLYDINKDGYITKEEMLAIMKSIYDMMGRYTYPCVRDDAPSEHVDKFFQKMDKNRDGVVTIEEFIETCQKDENIMNSMQLFENVI
- the kcnip3b gene encoding Kv channel interacting protein 3b, calsenilin isoform X4, with the translated sequence MGIQGMELFAIGVVIILFMAVLKQFGILEPMSSFEDSSDSDLELSTVRHQPEGLDQLQTQTKFTRKELQSLYRGFKNECPSGMVDEETFKSIYSQFFPQGDATTYAHFLFNAFDIDRNGSIRFEDFVIGLSVLLRGSVTEKLNWAFNLYDINKDGYITKEEMLAIMKSIYDMMGRYTYPCVRDDAPSEHVDKFFQKMDKNRDGVVTIEEFIETCQKDENIMNSMQLFENVI
- the kcnip3b gene encoding Kv channel interacting protein 3b, calsenilin isoform X1, which codes for MAAPLSITHHRRQTDGKVVDGSLLGDANGVEPAPGRLEDSGKWQKPRFSRKTLMKCCLVKWIIASTQPQDKDSSDSDLELSTVRHQPEGLDQLQTQTKFTRKELQSLYRGFKNECPSGMVDEETFKSIYSQFFPQGDATTYAHFLFNAFDIDRNGSIRFEDFVIGLSVLLRGSVTEKLNWAFNLYDINKDGYITKEEMLAIMKSIYDMMGRYTYPCVRDDAPSEHVDKFFQKMDKNRDGVVTIEEFIETCQKDENIMNSMQLFENVI